The Pseudomonas berkeleyensis genome includes a region encoding these proteins:
- the lipA gene encoding lipoyl synthase, protein MSDTSSPKTVASGEKFRTAQGITAIKDGQKRRASAEPQVFEPKPKWLRVKAPGGSRFEAVKRNVGEHRLSTVCQESHCPNMGECWSNGTATIMLMGSVCTRACRFCAVDTGNPNGWLDLEEPQNTAKSVELMALRYIVLTSVDRDDLEDGGAGHYAACVRAIKENTPQVVVEALTPDFDGDHQAIERVVDSGLEVFAQNVETVKRLTHVVRDPRAGYEKTLNVLAHAKRHRPQVLTKTSLMLGLGETDEEILETMDDLRAIGVDILTLGQYLQPTRNHLKVQRWVSPEEFNRLRDIGLEKGFMEVAAGPLVRSSYRADRVFEKNNLGLAAPVPVPGQDINSSLIPALNLN, encoded by the coding sequence ATGTCAGACACGTCCTCGCCTAAAACCGTTGCCAGCGGCGAAAAATTTCGCACTGCTCAGGGCATCACTGCGATCAAGGACGGCCAGAAGCGCCGTGCCTCGGCCGAACCCCAGGTCTTCGAACCCAAGCCCAAGTGGCTGCGGGTAAAAGCCCCTGGCGGCAGCCGCTTCGAAGCAGTCAAACGCAACGTCGGCGAACATCGCCTGAGCACCGTGTGCCAGGAATCGCATTGCCCGAACATGGGCGAGTGCTGGTCCAACGGCACGGCCACCATCATGCTGATGGGTTCGGTGTGCACCCGTGCATGCCGTTTCTGCGCCGTGGACACCGGCAACCCCAATGGCTGGCTGGATCTGGAAGAGCCGCAGAACACCGCCAAGTCGGTGGAGCTGATGGCGCTGCGCTATATCGTGCTGACCTCGGTGGATCGCGACGACCTCGAGGACGGCGGCGCGGGCCACTATGCAGCCTGCGTACGAGCGATCAAGGAAAACACGCCGCAGGTAGTGGTCGAGGCCCTGACGCCCGACTTCGACGGCGATCATCAAGCTATCGAGCGCGTGGTGGACTCTGGCCTCGAAGTCTTCGCACAGAACGTCGAAACCGTTAAGCGCCTGACCCATGTCGTGCGTGATCCACGCGCCGGCTACGAAAAGACGCTGAACGTGCTGGCCCACGCCAAGCGCCACCGCCCGCAGGTGCTGACCAAGACCAGCTTGATGCTGGGCCTGGGTGAAACAGACGAGGAAATCCTGGAAACCATGGATGACCTGCGCGCCATCGGTGTGGACATCCTCACCCTCGGCCAATACCTGCAACCAACGCGTAACCACCTGAAGGTGCAGCGCTGGGTCAGCCCGGAAGAGTTCAACCGCTTGCGCGACATCGGCCTGGAAAAGGGTTTCATGGAGGTCGCGGCGGGCCCGCTGGTGCGCTCAAGCTACCGTGCTGACCGCGTGTTCGAGAAGAACAACCTGGGCCTTGCAGCCCCGGTACCGGTGCCTGGCCAGGACATCAACAGCAGCCTGATCCCGGCGCTGAATCTGAACTGA
- the cysN gene encoding sulfate adenylyltransferase subunit CysN, whose translation MSHQSDLISEDILAYLAQHERKELLRFLTCGNVDDGKSTLIGRLLHDSKMIYEDHLEAITKDSKKVGTTGDEVDLALLVDGLQAEREQGITIDVAYRYFSTAKRKFIIADTPGHEQYTRNMATGASTCDLAIILIDARYGVQTQTRRHSFIASLLGIKHIVVAINKMDLKNFDQAVFEQIKAEYLAFAEKINLRPTTLEFVPMSALKGDNVVNKSERSPWYTGQSLMEILETVEVSGDRNFDDLRFPVQYVNRPNLNFRGFAGTLASGIVRKGDEVVALPSGKSSRVKSIVTFEGELEQAGPGQAVTLTLEDEIDVSRGDMLVHADNRPQVTDGFEAMLVWMGEEPMLPGKKYDIKRATSYVPGSIPSIVHRVDVNTLEQGAASELKLNEIGRVKVALDASIALDGYEYNRTTGAFIVIDRLTNGTVGAGMIIADPVTHGGGQHGRLAHVSTEERSLRFGQQPATVLFSGLSGAGKSTLAYAVERKLFDMGRAVYVLDGQNLRHDLNKGLPQDRAGRTENWRRAAHVARQFNEAGLLTLAAFVAPDAEGREQAKALIGNERLITVYVQASPQICAERDPQGLYAAGGDNIPGEGFPYDVPLDADLVIDTQSQSVEEGVKAVLDLLRQRGAI comes from the coding sequence ATGAGTCATCAATCCGATTTGATCAGCGAGGACATCCTCGCGTACCTGGCCCAGCACGAACGTAAAGAGCTGCTGCGCTTTCTCACCTGCGGCAACGTCGACGACGGCAAGAGCACGCTGATCGGCCGTTTGCTGCACGACTCCAAGATGATCTACGAAGATCACCTGGAGGCTATCACCAAGGATTCCAAGAAGGTCGGCACCACCGGTGACGAAGTGGATCTAGCGCTGCTGGTCGACGGTCTGCAGGCCGAGCGCGAGCAAGGCATCACCATCGACGTGGCCTACCGCTACTTCTCCACCGCCAAACGCAAGTTCATCATCGCCGACACCCCCGGCCATGAGCAGTACACGCGCAACATGGCCACTGGTGCTTCGACCTGCGACCTGGCGATCATCCTCATCGATGCGCGTTACGGTGTGCAGACCCAGACTCGCCGACACAGCTTCATTGCCTCCTTGCTGGGCATCAAGCACATCGTCGTCGCCATCAACAAGATGGATCTGAAGAACTTCGATCAGGCCGTTTTCGAGCAGATCAAGGCTGAATACCTGGCGTTCGCCGAGAAGATCAACCTGCGTCCGACCACCCTAGAGTTCGTGCCGATGTCAGCGCTCAAGGGTGACAACGTGGTCAACAAGTCCGAGCGCTCGCCCTGGTACACCGGCCAGTCGCTGATGGAGATCCTCGAGACAGTCGAGGTTTCCGGTGATCGCAATTTCGATGACCTGCGCTTCCCGGTGCAGTACGTCAATCGGCCGAACCTCAACTTCCGTGGCTTCGCCGGCACTCTGGCCAGCGGTATCGTGCGCAAGGGCGATGAAGTCGTGGCACTGCCCTCGGGCAAGAGCAGTCGGGTCAAGTCCATCGTCACTTTCGAAGGCGAACTGGAGCAGGCCGGCCCGGGTCAGGCGGTCACCCTGACCCTTGAGGACGAGATCGATGTGTCGCGTGGCGACATGCTGGTTCATGCCGACAACCGTCCGCAGGTCACCGATGGTTTCGAAGCGATGCTGGTGTGGATGGGCGAAGAGCCGATGCTGCCGGGCAAGAAGTACGACATCAAGCGCGCTACCAGCTACGTGCCTGGTTCGATCCCCAGCATCGTTCACCGCGTGGATGTGAATACTCTGGAGCAGGGCGCCGCCAGTGAGCTGAAACTCAACGAGATCGGTCGGGTCAAGGTCGCGCTGGATGCATCGATCGCACTGGATGGCTATGAATACAACCGCACCACGGGTGCCTTCATCGTTATCGATCGCCTGACCAATGGCACCGTCGGTGCGGGCATGATCATCGCCGATCCGGTCACTCATGGCGGCGGTCAGCATGGTCGCCTGGCTCATGTGTCCACCGAGGAGCGCTCCCTGCGTTTTGGCCAGCAGCCGGCTACCGTGCTGTTCTCCGGCCTGTCCGGTGCGGGCAAGAGCACTCTGGCTTATGCCGTCGAGCGCAAGCTGTTCGACATGGGCCGCGCCGTGTACGTGCTCGATGGCCAGAACCTGCGCCACGACCTGAACAAAGGGCTGCCGCAGGATCGTGCCGGGCGTACCGAGAACTGGCGTCGTGCCGCCCATGTGGCGCGTCAGTTCAACGAAGCCGGCTTGCTGACTCTGGCCGCGTTCGTCGCTCCAGATGCCGAGGGACGCGAGCAGGCCAAGGCGTTGATCGGTAACGAGCGTCTGATCACTGTCTACGTGCAGGCTTCGCCGCAGATCTGCGCCGAGCGCGATCCGCAGGGTTTGTATGCCGCCGGTGGCGACAACATTCCTGGTGAAGGTTTCCCCTATGATGTGCCGCTGGACGCCGATCTGGTGATCGATACCCAGTCGCAGTCGGTCGAAGAGGGCGTGAAGGCGGTGCTGGATCTGCTGCGTCAGCGCGGCGCGATCTGA
- the cysD gene encoding sulfate adenylyltransferase subunit CysD — MLDKLTHLKQLEAESIHIIREVAAEFDNPVMLYSIGKDSAVMLHLARKAFFPGKLPFPVMHVDTRWKFQEMYSFRDKMVSEMGLDLITHINPDGVAQDMNPFTYGSAKHTDVMKTEGLKQALDKYGFDAAFGGARRDEEKSRAKERVYSFRDSKHRWDPKNQRPELWNVYNGKVKKGESIRVFPLSNWTELDIWQYIYLEQIPIVPLYFAAEREVIEKNGTLIMIDDERILEHLSDEEKARITKKMVRFRTLGCYPLTGAVESTAATLPDIIQEMLLTRTSERQGRVIDHDAAGSMEEKKRQGYF; from the coding sequence ATGCTCGACAAACTGACGCACTTGAAACAGCTCGAGGCGGAAAGTATCCACATCATTCGTGAAGTGGCCGCCGAATTCGACAACCCGGTGATGCTCTATTCCATCGGTAAGGATTCCGCCGTGATGCTGCATCTGGCACGCAAGGCGTTCTTTCCCGGCAAGCTGCCGTTTCCGGTGATGCACGTCGACACGCGCTGGAAGTTCCAGGAGATGTACAGCTTTCGCGACAAGATGGTCAGCGAGATGGGCCTGGATCTGATCACCCACATCAACCCCGATGGTGTGGCGCAGGACATGAACCCCTTCACCTACGGCAGTGCCAAGCACACCGACGTGATGAAGACCGAAGGCCTCAAGCAGGCGCTGGACAAATACGGCTTCGACGCCGCCTTCGGTGGTGCGCGTCGCGACGAAGAGAAGTCGCGCGCCAAAGAGCGTGTCTACTCCTTCCGTGACAGCAAGCACCGCTGGGATCCGAAGAATCAGCGTCCCGAGCTGTGGAACGTGTACAACGGCAAGGTGAAGAAGGGTGAGTCGATTCGCGTCTTCCCGCTGTCGAACTGGACCGAGCTGGATATCTGGCAGTACATCTACCTGGAACAGATTCCAATCGTGCCGCTGTACTTCGCCGCCGAGCGTGAAGTGATCGAGAAGAACGGCACGCTGATCATGATCGACGACGAGCGCATCCTCGAACACCTGTCCGATGAAGAGAAAGCACGCATCACCAAGAAGATGGTGCGTTTCCGCACCCTGGGCTGCTACCCGCTGACCGGCGCGGTGGAGTCCACGGCTGCCACCTTGCCGGACATCATCCAGGAAATGCTCCTGACCCGTACTTCCGAACGCCAGGGCCGCGTGATCGATCACGACGCCGCCGGGTCGATGGAAGAAAAGAAACGTCAGGGCTATTTCTAA
- a CDS encoding Nif3-like dinuclear metal center hexameric protein, with the protein MAIALTTLVGEADAFLNASRISDYCPNGLQVEGRPQVSRIVSGVTASQELIEAAIEAEADVLLVHHGYFWKGENPCVTGMKQRRLKALLANEISLLAYHLPLDVHPEVGNNVQLARQLGIVVEGPLEPENPRTVGLVGSLEEPMSAQDFARHVQQVLGREPLLIEGEGLIRRVGWCTGGGQGYIDTAVAAGVDLYLTGEASEQTFHSARENGLSFIAAGHHATERYGVQALGDYLARRFALEHLFIDCPNPV; encoded by the coding sequence ATGGCCATTGCCCTGACCACATTAGTGGGAGAAGCTGACGCTTTTCTGAACGCGTCGCGCATCAGTGATTACTGCCCGAATGGGCTGCAGGTCGAAGGCCGTCCGCAGGTGAGTCGAATTGTCAGTGGTGTCACGGCGAGCCAGGAACTGATCGAAGCAGCCATCGAGGCCGAAGCCGATGTTCTGCTGGTTCATCACGGCTATTTCTGGAAGGGTGAAAACCCCTGCGTTACCGGTATGAAGCAGCGTCGGCTCAAGGCGTTGCTGGCCAATGAGATCAGTCTGCTGGCCTATCATCTGCCGCTGGACGTGCATCCCGAAGTGGGCAACAACGTGCAGCTGGCGCGTCAGCTCGGTATCGTCGTCGAAGGGCCGCTGGAGCCGGAGAATCCGCGCACCGTGGGCCTGGTGGGTTCGCTGGAAGAACCAATGAGTGCGCAGGATTTTGCTCGCCATGTGCAGCAGGTGCTAGGGCGTGAACCCTTGTTGATCGAAGGCGAGGGGCTGATTCGCCGTGTCGGCTGGTGCACGGGGGGCGGGCAGGGCTATATCGATACGGCTGTCGCTGCTGGCGTTGATCTGTACCTGACTGGCGAGGCTTCCGAGCAGACCTTCCACAGTGCACGCGAGAACGGTCTGAGCTTCATCGCCGCTGGTCACCACGCTACCGAGCGTTACGGTGTGCAGGCGTTGGGCGATTATCTGGCGCGCCGCTTCGCGCTGGAACACCTTTTTATCGACTGCCCAAATCCGGTCTGA
- the algW gene encoding Do family serine endopeptidase AlgW: MPQALRFLGWPLLVGVLLALLLIQQYPEWVGLPRQEVQLVQAPIYSRLQEGPVSYAEAVDTASPAVANLYTTKLVSKPAHPLFEDPTFRRFFGDNLPRQQRMESSLGSAVLMSREGYLLTNNHVVSGADQIVVALKDGRETLARVIGNDPETDLAVLKIDLPNLQAITLGRSDSIRIGDVTLAIGNPFGVGQTVTMGIISATGRNQLGLNTYEDFIQTDAAINPGNSGGALVDAHGNLVGINTAIFSKSGGSQGIGFAIPVKLAMEVMQAIIEHGQVIRGYLGVEVQPLTPELAESFGLDGRPGIVVAGVYRDGPAQRAGLQPGDLILSIDGEPASDGRRSMNQVARTKPGDKIRIEVLRNGKQLQLTAEIGIRPPVNDN, from the coding sequence ATGCCCCAGGCACTGCGTTTTCTCGGTTGGCCCTTGCTGGTCGGCGTGCTGCTGGCCCTGTTGCTGATTCAGCAATACCCCGAATGGGTCGGTCTGCCACGGCAGGAAGTGCAACTGGTGCAGGCCCCCATCTACAGTCGCTTGCAGGAAGGCCCGGTGTCCTATGCCGAGGCCGTGGACACCGCGTCGCCAGCCGTCGCCAACCTGTACACCACCAAGCTGGTGAGCAAACCCGCCCACCCATTGTTCGAAGACCCGACCTTCCGCCGCTTCTTCGGCGACAACCTGCCCCGCCAGCAGCGCATGGAGTCGAGCCTTGGCTCGGCGGTGCTGATGAGCCGTGAAGGCTACCTGCTGACCAACAACCACGTGGTCAGCGGCGCCGACCAGATCGTCGTGGCACTGAAAGACGGTCGCGAAACCCTGGCCCGGGTGATCGGCAACGACCCGGAGACCGATCTGGCGGTACTGAAGATCGACCTGCCGAATCTGCAGGCAATCACCCTGGGCCGCTCCGACAGCATACGCATCGGTGACGTCACCCTGGCGATCGGCAACCCCTTCGGCGTCGGCCAGACCGTGACCATGGGCATCATCAGCGCTACCGGGCGTAACCAGTTGGGCCTCAATACCTACGAAGACTTCATCCAGACCGACGCCGCGATCAACCCAGGAAACTCTGGCGGCGCGCTGGTCGATGCCCACGGCAACCTGGTGGGGATCAATACCGCGATTTTCTCCAAGTCTGGGGGCTCGCAAGGCATCGGTTTCGCCATCCCGGTCAAACTGGCGATGGAAGTGATGCAGGCGATCATCGAGCACGGCCAGGTGATCCGCGGCTACCTGGGCGTCGAAGTACAACCGCTGACGCCCGAACTGGCCGAGTCCTTTGGCCTCGATGGCCGCCCAGGCATCGTCGTCGCCGGCGTTTACCGCGACGGACCGGCACAGCGTGCAGGACTGCAACCGGGCGACCTGATCCTCAGCATCGACGGCGAACCCGCCAGTGATGGCCGCCGCTCGATGAACCAGGTGGCACGCACCAAGCCAGGCGACAAGATTCGCATCGAAGTGCTGCGCAATGGCAAGCAGCTGCAGCTGACCGCCGAAATCGGCATCCGCCCGCCAGTCAACGACAACTGA
- the hisC gene encoding histidinol-phosphate transaminase — protein sequence MSKFWSPFVKDLVPYVPGEQPKLSKLVKLNTNENPYGPSPKAIAAMQAELSDNLRLYPDPNSDRLKQAVADYYGVQTSQVFVGNGSDEVLAHAFHGLFQHGKPLLFPDVTYSFYPVYCGLYGIDYEALPLDDDFQIRVEDYARPNAGIIFPNPNAPTGCLLPLDAVERLLQGSPDSVVLVDEAYIDFGGQTAISLVDKYPNLLVTQTLSKSRSLAGLRVGIAVGHPDLIEALERIKNSFNSYPLDRMAIVGAAAAFEDRDYFEKTCKQVIDSREVVVAGLQALGFEVLPSAANFVFARHPGKDAATLAAGLREQGVIVRHFKQQRIAQFLRITIGTPEQNQALLDALQGL from the coding sequence ATGAGCAAATTCTGGAGCCCCTTCGTCAAAGACCTGGTGCCTTACGTACCAGGTGAGCAGCCCAAGCTGAGCAAGCTGGTCAAGCTCAACACCAATGAGAACCCCTATGGCCCGTCGCCGAAGGCCATCGCGGCCATGCAGGCCGAGCTGAGCGACAATCTGCGGTTGTACCCGGATCCCAACAGCGACCGTCTGAAGCAGGCGGTCGCTGACTATTACGGCGTACAGACCAGCCAGGTATTCGTCGGCAATGGCTCCGACGAGGTGCTGGCGCACGCTTTCCATGGTCTGTTCCAGCACGGCAAGCCGTTGCTGTTCCCGGACGTCACCTACAGCTTCTACCCGGTTTATTGCGGGCTTTACGGCATCGACTACGAGGCGCTGCCGCTGGATGATGACTTCCAGATTCGTGTCGAGGATTACGCGCGTCCGAATGCCGGCATCATCTTCCCCAACCCCAATGCGCCGACTGGCTGCCTGTTGCCGCTCGATGCCGTCGAGCGTCTGCTGCAGGGTAGCCCGGACTCCGTGGTGCTGGTGGATGAAGCCTACATCGACTTCGGTGGCCAGACGGCCATCAGCCTGGTCGACAAGTACCCGAATCTGCTGGTCACCCAGACCCTGTCCAAGTCGCGTTCGCTGGCTGGTCTGCGCGTCGGCATTGCGGTCGGTCATCCGGATCTGATCGAGGCGCTGGAGCGGATCAAGAACAGCTTCAACTCCTATCCGCTCGACCGCATGGCCATCGTTGGTGCGGCTGCGGCGTTCGAGGATCGTGATTACTTCGAGAAGACCTGCAAGCAGGTGATTGACAGTCGCGAGGTGGTGGTTGCCGGTTTGCAGGCTCTGGGGTTCGAGGTACTGCCCTCGGCGGCGAATTTCGTCTTCGCTCGTCATCCAGGCAAGGATGCGGCCACGCTGGCGGCGGGCTTGCGCGAGCAGGGCGTGATTGTGCGGCACTTCAAGCAGCAGCGCATCGCTCAGTTCCTGCGTATCACCATTGGTACGCCGGAGCAGAATCAGGCGCTGCTGGATGCATTGCAGGGGCTCTGA
- the hisD gene encoding histidinol dehydrogenase — MTAPIAVRRLNAADQDFARHLDHLLSWESVSDDGVNQRVLEIIQAVRERGDAALVEYTQRFDALEVASMADLILPRERLELALTRISVEQRQALEVAAERVRSYHEKQKQDSWRYTEADGTVLGQKVTPLDRAGLYVPGGKASYPSSVLMNAIPAKVAGVPEVVMVVPTPRGEINEIVLAAAAIAGVDRVFTIGGAQAVAALAYGTESVPPVDKIVGPGNIYVATAKRHVFGKVGIDMIAGPSEILVVCDGQTDPDWIAMDLFSQAEHDEDAQSILVSPDADFLDRVAESIAKLLPTMERAEIIRTSLEGRGALIQVADMAQAIEVANRIAPEHLELSVADPEAWLPQIRHAGAIFMGRYTAEALGDYVAGPNHVLPTSGTARFSSPLGVYDFQKRSSIIFCSPDGASELGKSASVLARGESLTAHARSAEYRIK; from the coding sequence ATGACCGCTCCCATCGCTGTTCGCCGACTCAACGCCGCTGACCAGGACTTCGCCCGACACCTGGATCATCTGCTGAGCTGGGAGAGTGTGTCTGACGATGGCGTCAACCAGCGTGTACTGGAAATCATCCAGGCCGTGCGTGAGCGTGGCGACGCCGCCCTGGTCGAATACACCCAGCGTTTCGATGCTCTTGAAGTCGCCAGCATGGCCGATCTGATCCTGCCGCGTGAGCGTCTGGAACTGGCCCTGACCCGCATCAGCGTCGAGCAACGCCAGGCGCTTGAAGTGGCGGCTGAGCGCGTGCGCAGCTACCACGAAAAGCAGAAACAGGATTCCTGGCGTTACACCGAAGCCGACGGCACCGTGCTGGGCCAGAAGGTCACCCCGCTGGATCGTGCCGGTCTGTATGTGCCGGGTGGCAAGGCCTCCTATCCGTCGTCGGTGCTGATGAATGCCATTCCGGCCAAGGTCGCCGGCGTGCCCGAGGTGGTGATGGTGGTGCCGACTCCGCGCGGCGAGATCAACGAAATCGTCCTCGCTGCCGCCGCTATCGCTGGTGTCGATCGCGTCTTCACCATCGGTGGTGCTCAAGCCGTCGCTGCGCTGGCCTATGGCACCGAGAGCGTGCCGCCGGTGGACAAGATCGTCGGCCCCGGCAACATCTATGTCGCCACCGCCAAACGCCACGTGTTCGGCAAGGTCGGCATCGACATGATTGCCGGGCCTTCCGAGATTCTTGTGGTCTGCGATGGCCAGACCGATCCGGACTGGATCGCCATGGATCTCTTCTCCCAGGCCGAGCACGACGAGGACGCTCAGTCGATCCTAGTCAGCCCTGATGCCGACTTCCTTGACCGCGTCGCTGAAAGCATCGCCAAGCTGCTGCCGACCATGGAACGTGCCGAGATCATCCGCACCTCGCTGGAAGGTCGTGGCGCGTTGATTCAGGTGGCCGATATGGCGCAGGCCATTGAAGTGGCCAACCGTATCGCCCCAGAACACCTGGAGCTGTCGGTGGCTGACCCGGAGGCCTGGCTGCCGCAGATTCGCCACGCCGGCGCGATCTTCATGGGCCGTTACACCGCAGAAGCCTTGGGCGACTACGTGGCTGGCCCGAATCACGTGCTGCCGACCTCTGGCACCGCGCGTTTTTCCTCGCCGCTGGGGGTTTATGACTTCCAGAAGCGCTCGTCGATCATCTTCTGCTCGCCGGATGGCGCGTCGGAGCTGGGCAAGAGCGCCTCGGTGCTGGCCCGTGGCGAGTCGCTGACCGCGCATGCGCGCAGCGCCGAGTACCGAATCAAGTGA